Proteins encoded by one window of Panicum virgatum strain AP13 chromosome 7N, P.virgatum_v5, whole genome shotgun sequence:
- the LOC120682965 gene encoding uncharacterized protein LOC120682965: MGQAWGSLQDKLQGRRWKERQVRKITDKVFDRLTEDAQKREKEALTLEEVYIAVLCVYNDINKYLPGPHHDPPSKEKLKAMMDEYDVNLDGLLDREEFAEFIRKLTADSLCSISLKLVITLVAAPALAMATKRATEGVPGVGKVVRKMPNALYASAITLGVVLVQKSSEGVE; this comes from the exons ATGGGGCAAGCCTGGGGCTCTCTCCAAGATAAACTGCAAG GGCGGCGGTGGAAGGAGCGGCAGGTGCGGAAGATCACCGACAAGGTGTTCGACCGCCTGACGGAGGACGCCCAGAAGCGCGAGAAGGAGGCCCTCACCTTGGAGGAGGTCTACATCGCGGTCCTCTGCGTCTACAA TGATATCAACAAGTACTTGCCGGGGCCGCACCACGATCCCCCGTCCAAGGAGAAGCTCAAGGCAATGATGGAT GAGTACGACGTCAACCTGGACGGCCTCCTGGACCGCGAGGAGTTCGCGGAGTTCATCCGGAAGCTGACGGCGGACTCGCTGTGCTCCATCAGCCTGAAGCTCGTGATCACGCTGGTGGCCGCGCCGGCGCTGGCGATGGCGACCAAGCGGGCGACCGAGGGCGTCCCCGGCGTGGGCAAGGTGGTGCGCAAGATGCCCAACGCGCTCTACGCGTCGGCCATCACCCTGGGCGTCGTGCTGGTGCAGAAATCCTCCGAGGGCGTCGAGTGA
- the LOC120681934 gene encoding thylakoid lumenal 29 kDa protein, chloroplastic-like, protein MAGATFLPTVQAPALLGARGVAASPSVSSPARRHPHIQVCCKGNVEGIEAAGHEERLRFRRRDFIGGCVGTAIGLELIEGSTKFTGVATAADLIERRQRSEFQSSIKDTLYTAIKAKPELVPSLLTLVLNDAITYDKATKTGGANGSIRLEISRHENSGLSAALDLLIEAKKEIDSKSKGGPISFADLIQFAAQSALKRSFLDAAIAKCGGNEEKGRTLYSAYGSNGQWGLFDKTFGRTDAQEADPEGRVPDWSKASVHEMKDRFVAVGLGPRQLAVMSAFLGPDQAATEEQLIADADCRPWVEKYQRSRETVSRTDYEVDLITTLTKLSSLGQKINYEAYTYPKPKIDLGKLKL, encoded by the exons ATGGCGGGGGCGACCTTCCTCCCGACCGTGCAGGCTCCCGCGCTGCTCGGCGCCCGCGGCGTCGCTGCCTCGCCGTCCGTCTCGTCTCCGGCGCGGAGGCACCCGCAC ATTCAAGTCTGCTGCAAGGGCAATGTTGAGGGCATTGAGGCTGCTGGTCATGAAGAGCGTCTGCGATTCCGGAGAAGGGACTTCATCGGCGGCTGCGTCGGGACGGCCATTGGTTTG GAATTGATTGAGGGCTCCACAAAATTCACAGGAGTGGCTACTGCTGCTGATCTCATTGAGCGTAGACAACGCTCTGAGTTTCAAT CAAGCATCAAGGATACCCTCTATACAGCTATAAAG GCTAAGCCAGAGCTCGTTCCATCTTTGTTGACCTTGGTCCTGAATGATGCAATCACATATGATAAG GCCACAAAAACTGGAGGTGCAAATGGATCTATCAGGCTAG AAATAAGCAGACATGAAAACAGTGGGCTCTCTGCTGCGTTGGATCTGCTGATTGAAGCCAAAAAGGAGATAGATTCCAAATCCAAGGGAGGTCCAATTTCATTTGCAGATCTGATCCAGTTTGCAG CACAATCAGCACTGAAGAGATCATTTCTGGATGCGGCCATTGCCAAATGTGGTGGAAATGAAGAGAAGGGAAGAACCCTATACTCCGCATATGGTTCAAACGGGCAG TGGGGTCTGTTCGACAAAACATTCGGGAGAACAGATGCACAAGAAGCTGACCCAGAGGGAAGGGTACCTGATTGGAGCAAAGCTTCTGTTCATGAGATGAAGGATAGGTTCGTTGCTGTTGGGTTGGGTCCTCGCCAG CTTGCTGTGATGTCAGCCTTCCTTGGACCTGACCAGGCTGCTACGGAGGAACAACTGATTGCTGATGCAGATTGCCGTCCATGGGTCGAGAAGTACCAGCGGAGTCGTGAGACAGTCTCCCGGACAGACTATGAA GTTGACCTGATAACCACACTCACAAAGCTGAGCTCCCTTGGCCAGAAGATAAATTACGAAGCCTACACATACCCTAAGCCAAAGATTGACCTGGGCAAATTGAAACTGTGA
- the LOC120680789 gene encoding uncharacterized protein LOC120680789, translating into MDQATTSVSSPRNGDETELEQLSSDLQALKRLYGLLHKGPANENLDEASRALLMKMLDDATQQTLLKQAKILSGSLMSPALEKLSIRSDRQTRDAETPMSLRPPASPSPPSLLAGERPSRLNPQYSTVSSRAGGHVPGGPLAAEEPALARLASYRSSRTTACALPPRHRPSGKQQNSGLRLYRLPVAATSRQGTVTGRIQNTDQRDTSCRTSRRDNQTSLEASSSHGSERAGPGVAATLRHGTLTGDMMRRTFDCGDQLSPEGNRSRRSVSPEMSLGRAGLRDRSTVLLVVEGFSSVRRLGRLDSRLSLGMVSRRGSERARRGVAATLQHGMVIGSNLQAEQHDRTHHTSGRDDQSSMEGSSSHRSVSRETSLGRKRLQGCSTGRRVGAESSSSTRPLGRLDSRLSLGMVSRHGSERVGRGMAATSQHGTVIGSNPQAEQRDRTCCTSGRGDQSSLEGSNRRCSVLREMSLGQKQLQGCGTGRRMGAESSSSTRRLGRLDSRLSLGTVLRRGSERAGRGVATPEQSSSSNTMVTIHSRIRRNRDPKEHRLRRAEDDDEESTPWRRSTDASASSASLSSCKPRRTPKRVDSGSMYISSHNSNSSSGVAISYHSTSPTVLPESSASASYSPPPVSRPGIAPPLSWRGIAPPMPWRGIAPPAPWRGIAPPMYAPQVTRSMRRRRRQEVLAKRVERLRMLKNKIATVFHHHHHYGHDQEGPSCRRIPGEQHHMSPWKYLGGMLHRAKGQDKKSTSWAVVSTPGKRPGGGNMHALFVALRQHLRAKRKAPASVNMWRKIANRSRVQAKKMHWWQQLKPRRGKGGVLAGSKLRCRIGR; encoded by the exons ATGGATCAAGCAACGACATCGGTTTCCTCACCTCGCAATGGCG ATGAAACGGAATTGGAGCAACTTTCGTCTGATCTACAGGCGCTCAAGAGGCTGTATGGGCTGCTTCACAAGGGTCCCGCAAATGAAAAT TTAGATGAGGCATCCAGGGCTCtgctgatgaagatgctagatgATGCTACCCAGCAGACTCTCCTGAAGCAGGCAAAG ATACTATCGGGTTCTCTGATGTCTCCTGCACTGGAGAAGCTCTCCATCCGATCAGATCGCCAGACACGCGATGCCGAGACACCCATGAGCCTGAGGCCACCGGCATCGCCCAGCCCCCCCAGCCTCCTGGCCGGTGAGCGACCCAGCCGGCTTAACCCGCAGTATTCAACCGTGTCAAGCCGAGCCGGCGGCCACGTCCCTGGCGGTCCCCTTGCAGCGGAAGAGCCTGCCCTTGCCCGCCTCGCCTCCTACCGCTCGTCGAGGACTACTGCATGTGCATTGCCGCCACGACACCGTCCAAGTGGAAAGCAGCAGAATTCCGGCCTCAGGCTCTACCGCTTGCCCGTAGCTGCGACGTCGCGACAGGGCACGGTGACGGGACGCATTCAGAACACCGACCAACGGGACACGTCCTGTCGCACCTCCAGGCGTGATAACCAAACGTCGCTtgaggccagcagcagccaTGGCTCGGAGCGAGCCGGACCCGGCGTGGCTGCGACGTTGCGACATGGCACATTGACTGGAGATATGATGCGTCGCACCTTTGACTGTGGTGACCAGTTATCGCCGGAGGGCAACCGCAGCCGTCGCTCTGTTTCGCCGGAGATGTCTCTGGGTCGGGCAGGGCTGCGCGACCGCAGCACGGTTCTGCTCGTTGTGGAAGGTTTCTCCTCGGTGCGTCGTTTGGGAAGACTGGACTCCAGGCTATCCCTGGGGATGGTGTCGCGCCGTGGCTCAGAACGAGCCAGACGTGGCGTGGCAGCGACGTTGCAGCATGGCATGGTGATCGGAAGCAATCTACAAGCCGAGCAACATGACAGGACGCACCACACTTCCGGCCGTGATGACCAGTCGTCAATGGAGGGTAGCAGTAGCCATCGCTCCGTGTCGCGGGAGACGTCTCTTGGTCGGAAACGACTACAAGGCTGCAGCACAGGTCGGCGCGTGGGAGCCGAGAGCTCCTCCTCCACGCGTCCTCTCGGAAGACTGGACTCCAGGCTGTCCCTGGGCATGGTGTCGCGCCATGGCTCGGAGCGAGTTGGACGCGGCATGGCTGCAACGTCGCAGCATGGCACGGTGATTGGAAGCAATCCGCAAGCCGAGCAACGGGACAGGACGTGTTGCACCTCCGGTCGTGGTGACCAGTCGTCGCTGGAGGGCAGCAACAGGCGCTGCTCGGTGTTGCGGGAGATGTCTCTGGGTCAGAAACAGCTGCAAGGCTGCGGCACAGGTCGGCGCATGGGAGCGGAGAGCTCCTCCTCGACGCGTCGATTGGGAAGACTGGACTCCAGGCTGTCCCTGGGCACGGTGTTGCGCCGTGGCTCGGAGCGAGCCGGGCGTGGCGTGGCTACGCCGGAACAATCTTCCTCGAGTAACACGATGGTCACCATACACAGTCGCATCAGGCGGAATCGGGACCCCAAGGAGCACCGCCTGCGCCGAgctgaagatgatgatgaagagagTACTCCTTGGCGACGGAGCACGGACGCCTCCGCTTCCAGCGCGAGCTTGTCAAGTTGCAAACCACGGCGAACACCGAAACGCGTCGACTCCGGCAGCATGTACATCAGCAGCCACAACAGTAACAGCTCATCAGGCGTCGCCATCTCGTACCATTCCACGAGCCCTACGGTGTTGCCGGAGTCGAGCGCTTCTGCTTCTTACTCACCTCCGCCAGTGTCGCGGCCGGGTATTGCACCGCCTCTGTCGTGGCGGGGTATTGCCCCGCCGATGCCGTGGCGAGGgatcgcgccgccggcgccgtggcgaGGGATCGCGCCGCCGATGTATGCGCCTCAGGTGACGAGATCGAtgaggaggcgccgccgccaggaagtCCTGGCAAAGCGGGTGGAGCGGCTACGGATGCTTAAGAACAAGATCGCCACGGtgttccaccaccaccaccactacggGCACGACCAGGAGGGCCCGTCATGCCGCCGCATTCCCGGCGAACAACACCACATGTCGCCATGGAAGTATCTCGGGGGAATGCTCCACCGCGCGAAAGGCCAGGATAAGAAGTCCACAAGCTGGGCGGTGGTGAGCACGCCGGGAAAGAGGCCCGGCGGCGGGAACATGCACGCATTATTCGTCGCGTTGCGACAGCACTTGCGGGCCAAGCGGAAGGCACCGGCAAGCGTCAATATGTGGAGGAAGATTGCCAACCGGAGCCGAGTGCAGGCTAAGAAGATGCATTggtggcagcagctcaagccaCGGCGTGGCAAGGGAGGGGTGCTGGCAGGCAGTAAACTAAGGTGCCGTATAGGACGTTGA
- the LOC120681937 gene encoding uncharacterized protein LOC120681937, whose product MMEAGGGGAGGRDERVPPWGAQETRELIVARGEVEREANAARRSAKSMWEAVAARLRERGYRRTADQCKCKWKNLVNRYKGKETSDPENGRQCPFFPELHAVFTERARNMQRQLLESEPGASVKRKLKRPSGDRSSGESDGEDGGVESQDEEPMHSRKRKADDKKQQSQRMPEKSRTGVSSIHELLQDFLAQQQRIDIQWQETVERRAQERIVFEQEWRQTMQNLEQERLMLEHSWMQREEQRRMREEARAEKRDALLTRLQADAPGRAGLECANAAAALVLQLAVCSLLFLFPSRARALALPPPAGAAAAIEAAQEEEDQEWEAALQKWKTKTYALSVPLRIVALRGSFPPLWIKDFVESQGKRLKFSPELRANFDGIFSDMSQCMDKGQIQPKSAMAADIVSIGDSWLGYVIRKGLLEPVKNAEEQDWFHSLSDRWKVHLCRNQNGEADPNGSVWGVPYRWGTMVIAYKKNKFKRHNLKPIQDWEDLWRPELAGKISMVDSPREVIGAVLKHLGSSYNTVDMETDVSGGREAVLESFTQLQKQVQLFDSMNYLKSFSVGDVWVAVGWSSDVVPAAKRMSNVAVVVPKSGSSLWADLWVIPCATRFQTDQIGGRTRGPSPLIHQWFDFCLQSARSLPFRRDVIPGASPLHLENPVPEVPQDKNKRKPKLDTNLVRGVPPPEILEKCEFLEPLSGKALEDYQWLVSRMQRPRPGLFGTVLQKISSVLDLKSRF is encoded by the exons ATGAGAGAGTGCCGCCGTGGGGCGCGCAGGAGACGCGGGAGCTCATCGTGGCGCGCGGGGAGGTGGAGCGGGAGGCCaacgccgcgcgccgcagcgCCAAGTCGATGTGGGAGGCCGTCGCCGCGCGTCTCAGGGAGCGCGGGTACCGACGCACCGCCGACCAGTGCAAGTGCAAGTGGAAGAACCTCGTAAACCGCTACAAG GGGAAAGAAACTTCTGATCCAGAAAATGGCAGACAGTGTCCCTTCTTCCCGGAGCTGCACGCGGTCTTCACAGAACGTGCTAGAAATATGCAGCGCCAACTCCTTGAGTCTGAACCTGGAGCTTCTGTTAAAAGGAAACTGAAGCGACCTAGTGGTGACCGGTCATCTGGGGAGTCTGACGGTGAGGATGGTGGTGTAGAAAGCCAAGATGAGGAACCGATGCACAGCAGAAAGAGGAAAGCTGATGACAAGAAGCAGCAATCCCAAAGAATgccagagaagtcaagaacagGCGTTTCAAGCATCCATGAACTGCTGCAGGATTTCCTGGCACAGCAGCAGCGTATTGACATCCAATGGCAGGAGACAGTGGAAAGGCGTGCCCAGGAGCGGATTGTTTTTGAACAAGAATGGAGGCAGACGATGCAGAACCTGGAGCAGGAAAGGTTGATGCTGGAACACTCGTGGATGCAACGTGAGGAACAAAGAAGGATGAGAGAAGAAGCACGAGCTGAGAAAAGGGACGCTCTCCTGACCAGGCT CCAGGCCGACGCGCCCGGCCGCGCCGGCTTGGAGTGTGcgaacgccgcggcggcgctggtgctccAGCTGGCCGTGTGCTCGCTCCTGTTTCTCTTCCCTTCTCGCGCCCGAGCTCTCGCGCTCCCGCCccctgccggcgccgccgcggccattgAGGcagcgcaggaggaggaggaccaggagTGGGAGGCTGCGCTGCAGAAGTGGAAGACCAAGACGTACGCGCTCTCGGTGCCCCTCAGGATCGTCGCGCTCCGCGGCTCCTTCCCTCCCTTGTGGATTAAG GATTTCGTTGAATCTCAGGGGAAGAGGCTCAAATTCAGCCCCGAGCTCCGTGCTAATTTTGATGGGATCTTCTCTGATATGTCCCAGTGTATGGACAAGGGTCAGATTCAGCCAAAGTCCGCAATGGCAGCTGATATTGTGTCAATCGGGGACTCTTGGCTCGGCTATGTCATACGTAAGGGATTGTTAGAACCTGTTAAGAACGCTGAAGAGCAGGATTGGTTTCATAGCCTGAGTGATAGATGGAAG GTTCATTTGTGCAGGAACCAGAATGGAGAGGCAGATCCTAATGGCTCAGTATGGGGAGTTCCATACAGATGGGGTACCATGGTCATCGCGTACAAGAAAAACAAGTTCAAAAGGCATAATTTGAAACCAATACAG GATTGGGAGGATTTGTGGAGGCCTGAACTTGCCGGGAAGATTTCAATGGTTGATTCTCCGAGAGAGGTTATTGGTGCAGTTCTGAAGCATCTGGGGTCATCATATAACACAGTTGACATGGAAACAGATGTCAGTGGTGGTAGAGAAGCAGTCTTGGAAAGCTTTACACAACTACAAAAGCAG GTCCAACTATTTGACAGCATGAACTATCTGAAGTCATTTAGTGTTGGAGATGTATGGGTTGCAGTGGGCTGGAGCAGTGATGTGGTTCCTGCTGCAAAGCGAATGTCTAATGTTGCGGTGGTTGTTCCCAAGTCAGGCAGCAGCCTATGGGCTGATCTATGG GTGATACCATGTGCAACAAGATTTCAGACCGACCAAATCGGCGGCAGAACCAGAGGCCCATCCCCACTCATCCACCAATGGTTCGACTTCTGCCTACAAAGCGCTAGGAGCCTACCCTTCCGGCGAGATGTCATCCCAGGAGCGTCACCACTGCACCTGGAGAACCCTGTGCCGGAGGTCCCTCAAGATAAGAACAAGAGGAAGCCAAAGCTGGACACGAACCTCGTCAGGGGAGTGCCTCCGCCTGAGATCCTCGAGAAATGCGAGTTCTTGGAACCCCTGTCCGGCAAGGCGCTGGAGGATTACCAGTGGCTGGTGTCGAGGATGCAGAGACCACGGCCTGGTCTGTTCGGGACTGTGTTGCAAAAGATATCAAGTGTATTGGACCTGAAATCAAGATTTTAG
- the LOC120680791 gene encoding uncharacterized protein LOC120680791 has product MSSSKSNFFNRAWNRARGKSDVERICKKVFDDLADKDTELLDINSLHVATLMVYNSINKQLVGPHKDPPCLKIVTEKMEEYRAKKGIALTEFKDLILRWVEKDLRLVLANKAAVAVLGAPLLAVTAKNAGRRVPRVGDAVDKVPTPLVAAVFSVGLLLLQDVDVRVGRQRE; this is encoded by the exons ATGTCGTCGTCCAAGTCCAACTTCTTCAACCGCGCCTGGAACAGAGCTCGCG GCAAGTCGGATGTGGAGAGGATCTGCAAGAAGGTCTTCGACGACCTGGCGGACAAGGACACGGAGCTCCTGGACATCAACTCCCTCCACGTCGCCACCCTGATGGTTTACAA TTCAATCAACAAGCAGTTAGTCGGCCCTCACAAGGACCCTCCCTGCTTGAAGATCGTCACTGAAAAAATGGAG GAGTACCGCGCGAAGAAAGGGATTGCTCTTACGGAGTTCAAGGACCTGATCCTCAGGTGGGTGGAGAAGGACCTGCGGCTGGTGCTCGCGAACAAGGCCGCCGTCGCGGTGCTGggcgcgccgctgctcgccgtgacGGCCAAGAACGCCGGCAGGCGGGTGCCGAGGGTCGGCGACGCCGTCGACAAGGTGCCGACGCCGCTGGTCGCCGCCGTCTTCTCCGTGGGGCTCCTGCTCCTGCAGGACGTGGACGTCCGGGTGGGCAGGCAGAGGGAGTGA
- the LOC120682478 gene encoding multiple organellar RNA editing factor 2, chloroplastic-like has protein sequence MATAARAVAAARPARSLLPSRRLPSFSSARAPLQRGGVGSVRCMARRPDSYSPLRSGQGGDRAPMEMAPLFPGCDYEHWLIVMDKPGGEGATKQQMIDCYIQTLAQVVGSEEEAKKRIYNVSCERYFGFGCEIDEETSNKLEGLPGVLFVLPDSYVDAENKDYGAELFVNGEIVRRSPERQRRVEPVPQRAQDRPRYSDRTRYVKRRENQSYQR, from the exons ATGGCCACCGCagcgcgcgccgtcgccgccgcccgccctgcGCGGTCTCTCCTCCCGTCTCGGCGCCTCCCGTCCTtttcctccgcccgcgccccgcttcagcgcggcggcgtcgggtcCGTCCGCTgcatggcgcggcggccggactcCTACTCGCCGCTGCGGTCGGGTCAGGGCGGTGACCGAGCGCCGATGGAGATGGCGCCGCTGTTCCCCGGGTGCGACTACGAGCACTGGCTCATCGTCATGGACAAGCCCGGTGGGGAGGGCGCCACCAAGCAGCAGATGATCGATTGCTACATCCAGACCCTGGCCCAGGTCGTGGGGAG TGAGGAGGAGGCGAAGAAGAGGATATACAACGTGTCGTGCGAGCGTTATTTCGGATTCGGATGCGAGATTGATGAGGAAACATCCAACAAGCTCGAAG GCCTTCCAGGTGTTCTTTTTGTGCTTCCTGACTCTTATGTTGATGCTGAGAACAAGGATTATGGTG CGGAGTTATTTGTGAATGGGGAAATTGTTCGGCGATCACCAGAAAGGCAGAGGAGGGTGGAGCCAGTACCTCAGAGAGCCCAAGATAGGCCCCGGTACAGTGACCGGACTCGCTATGTTAAGCGCAGGGAGAACCAGTCTTACCAGCGATGA
- the LOC120683635 gene encoding V-type proton ATPase subunit G-like, translated as MDANRRQSGIQQLLAAEQEAQRIVNAARAAKSARLRQAKEEAEREIAEYRSQMEAEFQRKVAEEEEDGRRRK; from the exons ATGGATGCGAACAGACGCCAGAGTGGAATTCAGCAGTTGTTGGCTGCAGAGCAAGAGGCTCAGCGGATTGTAAATGCAGCTAGGGCAG CCAAATCGGCAAGGCTTAggcaagccaaggaagaagctgAGAGGGAAATAGCTGAATACCGTTCCCAAATGGAGGCTGAATTCCAGAGAAAGgttgcagaggaagaagaagatgggagaagaagaaaatag